A single window of Myxocyprinus asiaticus isolate MX2 ecotype Aquarium Trade chromosome 34, UBuf_Myxa_2, whole genome shotgun sequence DNA harbors:
- the LOC127425529 gene encoding solute carrier family 2, facilitated glucose transporter member 3-like, which produces MEGEKKQVTCYLLFSLSTAVIGSLQFGYNTGVINAPEQKLRSFFNDTWVERYGVPIKPGVCTIVWSFAVAIFSVGGMMGSFSVSVITNKFGRRKSMFLVNILALTGGGLMGLCTLCYSFEMVIAGRLIIGLFCGLFTGLTPMYIGEVSPTPLRGAFGTLHQLGVVVGILIAQIFGLESLLGSHKLWPLLLALTILPAILQCLLLPFCPESPRYLLINLNKEEEARKALVRLRGYEDVGKEMQEMKEESVKTAMEKKVTIPELFRTAAYRQPLLIAVMLHLSQQLSGINAVFYYSTGIFESAGVTQPIYATIGAGVVNTVFTVVSLFLVERAGRRTLHLIGLGGMAISALFMTIALLLKDIEALRYLSIAAVFAFVAMFEMGPGPIPWFIVAELFSQGPRPAAMAIAGCSNWTANFLVGLTFPKLEELCGPYVFIIFMIFLIIFFIFTYFRVPETKGQSFDEIARGFSGAPPPATTSTEESGGVALPASPVKEKVPLVEASKSSSVQGPSSSKQPAAEAAKGEEDLSSVTQPLVKSSGEEKSNSIAQGTV; this is translated from the exons ATGGAGGGGGAGAAG AAACAGGTAACATGCTacctcctgttttctttgtcaacGGCTGTAATCGGCTCTCTACAGTTTGGTTACAACACAGGAGTCATCAATGCACCTGAACAG AAACTGCGGTCCTTCTTCAACGACACGTGGGTGGAGCGTTACGGGGTACCAATCAAACCAGGTGTGTGTACCATTGTGTGGAGTTTTGCAGTGGCCATCTTTAGCGTGGGTGGTATGATGGGCTCgttcagtgtcagtgtcataaccAACAAATTTGGAAG GCGAAAGTCCATGTTTCTCGTGAATATCTTGGCTCTGACTGGTGGAGGTTTGATGGGGCTGTGCACTCTCTGCTACTCTTTTGAGATGGTCATTGCTGGCCGGCTGATTATTGGGTTGTTCTGTGGTCTCTTCACTGGTCTCACTCCAATGTATATTGGGGAAGTGTCGCCCACTCCACTCCGTGGGGCTTTTGGGACCCTGCACCAGCTTGGTGTTGTGGTGGGCATCTTAATCGCTCAG ATCTTTGGACTGGAGTCTCTTCTGGGTTCACATAAGCTCTGGCCTTTGCTTCTGGCTCTAACCATCCTGCCTGCCATCCTGCAGTGTTTACTGCTGCCGTTCTGCCCAGAGAGCCCTCGATACCTGCTCATCAACCTCAATAAGGAAGAGGAGGCCCGCaaag CACTGGTGCGTCTCCGTGGCTATGAGGATGTGGGGAAGGAAATGCAGGAGATGAAAGAGGAGAGTGTTAAGACAGCAATGGAGAAGAAGGTGACCATCCCAGAGCTCTTCCGTACTGCAGCGTACCGTCAGCCACTCCTCATTGCAGTCATGCTGCATCTCTCCCAGCAGCTCTCCGGCATCAACGCT GTGTTCTATTACTCGACTGGTATTTTTGAGTCAGCCGGTGTCACTCAGCCCATTTACGCAACCATCGGAGCTGGTGTAGTCAACACTGTCTTTACTGTAGTATCT CTCTTTTTAGTGGAGAGGGCAGGACGGAGAACTTTGCACCTGATTGGTCTAGGTGGGATGGCCATCAGTGCCTTGTTCATGACAATTGCCTTGTTATTG aaggacattgaGGCTCTTCGCTACCTCAGTATTGCAGCAGTTTTTGCCTTTGTGGCCATGTTCGAGATGGGCCCAGGGCCCATTCCCTGGTTTATAGTGGCTGAACTCTTCTCCCAGGGGCCACGTCCTGCTGCCATGGCCATTGCTGGATGCTCCAACTGGACAGCCAACTTCCTTGTGGGACTCACCTTCCCCAAATTGGAG GAGCTGTGCGGGCCATATGtcttcattatattcatgattttCCTCATCATCTTCTTCATCTTTACATACTTCCGTGTTCCTGAGACGAAAGGGCAAAGCTTTGATGAGATTGCTCGTGGTTTCAGTGGAGCTCCGCCTCCAGCAACCACCTCCACAGAGGAGTCCGGTGGAGTTGCACTGCCTGCCTCTCCAGTTAAAGAGAAGGTCCCATTAGTGGAAGCTTCCAAATCTTCCTCTGTCCAGGGGCCCAGCTCATCCAAGCAGCCTGCAGCAGAGGCCGCAAAGGGGGAGGAGGATCTTAGCTCAGTGACCCAGCCATTGGTTAAATCTAGTGGAGAGGAGAAATCTAATTCCATCGCCCAAGGAACAGTGTAG